The following are encoded in a window of Ruminiclostridium herbifermentans genomic DNA:
- a CDS encoding carbohydrate-binding protein, with amino-acid sequence MKLRSLVKGTIKKVMPALLGLALLAAVAPVYEAEAAGLPATPPSGYDQVKNVPHGQVSYINYQSKATNSTRRARIYLPPGYSTNNKYSVMYLLHGIGGNEDEWYQNGAPHVILDNLIAEGKIQPFICVLPNGNATGNGVSDGWSNFTRDLIDSLVPYIEANYSVYTDAEHRTVCGLSMGGGQSFNIGLTNLDIFPYVGAFSAAPNTMQTNQLFPNNGAAAKQKLKFLFISCGTNDNLIGNGDRVASFCDSQGIPYTYYRIQGGGHDWDVWKKSLWNYAQMVCEKGFTNYGPITPPDPISAFDKIEAEKYSSQSGVEIEANPEGDGYNIGYIQNGDYTVYKRVDFGSGASKFYARAGSDSNGGNIEIRLDSLTGTLIGTCVVPNTGGWKAWTEVSCDVSGVTGEHDVYLKFTGTSDYLLNLDWFKFSKGSTIVGKLGDINSDNSIDSLDLMLIKKQLLGIEDIQNKTLADLDASGEIDAIDFALMKQYLLGMIDVFPGAK; translated from the coding sequence ATGAAACTAAGAAGTTTAGTGAAAGGAACAATTAAGAAAGTGATGCCAGCATTATTAGGTCTCGCTTTACTTGCTGCAGTAGCACCTGTATATGAGGCAGAAGCAGCAGGACTACCAGCTACGCCGCCGTCAGGATATGACCAAGTAAAGAATGTTCCACATGGTCAGGTTAGTTACATTAACTATCAATCCAAGGCGACAAATAGTACTAGGAGGGCTAGAATTTACCTTCCACCAGGATATTCAACAAACAATAAATACAGTGTAATGTATTTATTGCACGGTATCGGTGGAAATGAAGATGAGTGGTACCAAAACGGAGCACCTCATGTAATCCTTGATAATTTAATTGCTGAGGGCAAAATTCAACCATTTATATGTGTATTGCCAAATGGAAATGCGACAGGAAATGGTGTTTCAGATGGTTGGTCAAACTTTACAAGAGATTTGATTGATTCTCTTGTACCATATATCGAAGCAAACTATTCAGTTTATACTGATGCTGAACATAGGACAGTGTGTGGTCTCTCAATGGGTGGAGGACAATCCTTCAACATTGGATTGACAAATTTGGATATATTCCCATACGTTGGAGCATTTTCAGCAGCACCTAACACTATGCAAACTAATCAGTTATTCCCTAATAATGGGGCAGCAGCTAAGCAGAAATTGAAATTCTTATTCATTTCATGTGGTACAAATGATAACCTTATAGGTAATGGTGACAGAGTAGCTAGTTTCTGCGATTCTCAAGGTATTCCTTATACATATTACCGTATTCAGGGCGGAGGACATGATTGGGATGTATGGAAGAAGAGTTTGTGGAATTATGCACAGATGGTATGTGAAAAAGGATTTACAAATTATGGTCCAATAACACCTCCAGATCCTATATCAGCATTTGATAAAATAGAAGCTGAGAAATATAGTTCACAATCAGGAGTTGAAATTGAAGCTAATCCTGAAGGAGACGGTTATAATATAGGTTATATCCAAAACGGAGATTATACAGTTTACAAGAGAGTTGATTTCGGCAGTGGAGCTTCAAAGTTCTACGCTAGAGCAGGAAGTGATTCAAATGGGGGAAATATAGAAATTCGTTTGGATAGCTTGACAGGAACATTAATAGGAACTTGTGTTGTTCCTAATACTGGCGGATGGAAAGCATGGACTGAGGTATCCTGTGATGTAAGCGGAGTTACTGGAGAGCATGATGTATATCTGAAGTTTACAGGAACAAGTGATTACCTACTTAATTTGGATTGGTTTAAATTTAGTAAAGGTTCCACAATAGTAGGTAAATTAGGTGATATAAATTCTGATAATTCAATAGATTCATTAGATTTAATGCTAATTAAAAAGCAGCTTTTAGGAATAGAAGATATTCAAAACAAGACATTAGCAGATTTAGATGCAAGTGGTGAAATTGATGCAATTGATTTCGCACTTATGAAACAATATCTGCTTGGAATGATAGATGTTTTCCCTGGGGCAAAATAA